Proteins found in one Triticum urartu cultivar G1812 chromosome 4, Tu2.1, whole genome shotgun sequence genomic segment:
- the LOC125552758 gene encoding F-box/kelch-repeat protein At1g55270-like: protein MVESVSCYCRVDGGLKTVVNARKFVPGARLCMQPDVKPNKRKSRSSRKERCRTQAPLLPGLPDDLAISCLIRVPRVEHPNLRLVCKRWSRLLSGNYYYSLRKKFGMAEEWVYVFKRDRDQKISWHAFDPVHQLWKSLPPVPPEYSEAVGFGCAVLSGCYLYLFGGKDSVRGSMRRVVFYNTRTNKWHRAPDMLRKRHFFGFCVINNCLYVAGGECEGIQRTLRSAEVYNPNRNRWSCITEMSIGMVPFIGVVYDGKWFLKGFDSHRQIVSEVYLPTSNMWSTTGNELVAGLRNPSISFNGRLYSVDCRDACKLRVYDGDKGLWTRFMDSRRHLGSSRSFEAVALVSLDGKICVIRNNMGITLVDVCDPTTVIEIDSARMWESFARKGQHRSFMANLWATIAGRHLKTHIIHCQVLQV, encoded by the coding sequence GTAGAATCTGTGTCCTGCTACTGCAGGGTAGATGGAGGCCTTAAAACTGTTGTCAATGCTAGAAAGTTCGTCCCTGGTGCTAGACTGTGCATGCAACCTGATGTCAAACCGAACAAGCGCAAGTCAAGGAGCTCACGCAAGGAGAGGTGCCGAACTCAGGCGCCACTTCTGCCTGGACTTCCTGATGACCTGGCTATTTCATGTCTGATACGGGTTCCTCGAGTGGAGCACCCTAATCTTCGTTTAGTCTGTAAAAGATGGAGCCGACTTTTATCTGGTAATTATTATTACTCACTGCGGAAGAAATTTGGCATGGCAGAAGAATGGGTTTATGTCTTCAAAAGGGATCGTGATCAGAAAATATCTTGGCATGCCTTTGACCCGGTGCACCAGCTCTGGAAGTCACTTCCTCCAGTACCGCCAGAGTATTCGGAAGCCGTGGGATTTGGTTGCGCTGTTCTCAGTGGCTGCTATTTGTACTTATTTGGTGGCAAAGACTCAGTGCGAGGTTCTATGAGGCGTGTTGTATTTTACAATACTCGGACAAACAAATGGCACCGGGCCCCAGATATGCTACGGAAGCGGCATTTCTTTGGTTTTTGTGTCATAAACAACTGCCTCTATGTTGCTGGTGGGGAGTGTGAAGGGATACAGAGAACTCTAAGGTCTGCAGAGGTTTACAATCCGAACAGGAATAGATGGTCTTGCATTACTGAAATGAGCATAGGAATGGTGCCTTTCATTGGAGTTGTATATGATGGCAAGTGGTTCCTAAAAGGATTTGATTCTCACCGGCAGATTGTGAGCGAGGTCTATCTGCCAACATCCAACATGTGGTCAACCACTGGTAATGAACTGGTTGCAGGCTTACGGAATCCAAGCATTTCATTTAACGGTCGTCTTTATTCAGTGGATTGTCGGGATGCCTGCAAGCTAAGAGTTTATGATGGGGACAAGGGATTGTGGACAAGGTTCATGGACAGTCGACGCCATCTGGGCAGCTCACGGTCTTTTGAAGCTGTGGCTTTGGTCTCACTGGATGGAAAGATCTGTGTTATCCGTAATAACATGGGCATCACCCTTGTTGATGTCTGTGACCCAACAACAGTTATTGAGATTGACAGTGCCCGCATGTGGGAGAGTTTTGCCCGGAAGGGCCAGCACAGGTCTTTCATGGCAAACTTGTGGGCAACAATTGCAGGGCGTCATTTAAAGACCCACATTATCCATTGCCAAGTGCTCCAAGTTTGA